In one window of Miscanthus floridulus cultivar M001 chromosome 12, ASM1932011v1, whole genome shotgun sequence DNA:
- the LOC136496820 gene encoding eukaryotic translation initiation factor 4G-like translates to MYRNQFRSDRLNDHATTARRPGRGSGSSTHWVVSGGRGSTAPAARPRSPPYRSGRPGSVQQQYRPRSPAGAPTQGNATGCCPPCGSAAAAEHTGPVNQETFGSLDNVKPFNVPAQSDVLSSVSAEGTWAADSPTPTLQTKGYSSPPFTLQFGTFSPGVINKQETTSCTSSSPPDLNGKKHEKACHGLHYKPNTVSSSPIQELQKQEASDDLVIGGEAGLIGKYENVHVPELHETQTMLNSFPPTSKVCTDPCKVLLRTMSSPTQQQCQNQEETKNTVSANHTDTAYKYPATKPKISVQIPASYTPNMAPPQFMLPVPGRSMPVAFQQKQPKVPIEFRGPGFQMQSIGSVSSSLPVKMAVPLGNSPHIQPMFVHGAQPRAFHQQSFIHHGQGFGCAPPANCHLPQFGNMRIAQELSQQHPRSGDEQKRTIKITHPETHEELMLDRRGHSFIGVPASGQMPLNNINQLPHSVQTFSPLQKVYYPRPGTYNSAPIYLPNSTAVPPASRQISSKIQPPMHGFDSTNSNQPITSIRPPMPTSWLDATSRPLTNLHTASEISNFKGMLPSNLPAPVHVELKPPITLPAEKNSESTISNQQNYRKIGLEMSPEPVNLVYEGNNKDSVATCDISCNLISQAVSTQQTQTQPASVDHDTPVVGPQTILTSNLPLGSTASTKSSVKARPIEVEESLVVPTTLSSHAKLESSHTEASGRTASVILTATSLVSNIDGTSPTSRNYKYHGNSILGKPPLIYAQEMVPPKFAGSNTSTEGLGKAKVNPVPFQEKFSSELNGLVPLQNHDFMIEERVPNEKGLCSESKKEQVDATTPGTAFGLEDDTSVAKSGRFHACHQSVDWHSSIYVGDIQTSNDSQQHSSDAEIITSQSENKKNNGRVDSARDVKNAAPISTSAISQRKTEQERIDSEISNPCSTTAASVVQTKKVVLESTKTKSINGRRRKRKETLPKGRGQKYYDLDSAPSSLNENVESFVTSEDVQCSLTTDLKLNCTWDAEKDNSTGGNDCQNRSDSFSWEDTAENSADKLKVFGGTHSKSGAEVNKDKSEFDRQKYSRDFLLTFAQSCIEFPAGFMIGFDISEAVMSVHVGTPFIDNTQLNPNHARIKDRGSRANRHMAGKFYDDKWRKQFCSPVSGRNLPSDNVHQPAFSNWDAVQHVGNGSVRSLSQSQPFSQYSGEMLSRAMKEVVSQRSMSRGSVDERWKHRTNAQGISFSSPSQVSMLVMHKAEKKYEIGKVSDEEGSKQRQLKAILNKLTPQNFEKLFAQVKELNVDNVVTLTGVISQIFDKALMEPTFCEMYASFCFRLAGDLPNFVKDDEKITFKRLLLNKCQEEFETGEREQAEADKAEEEGGAKQSEGEREEKRIRARRRMLGNIRLIGELYKKKMLTERIMHECINKLLGEYQNPDEEDLEALCKLMSTIGEMIDHPRAKVNMDFYFDLILKLSENVKLSSRIRFMLEDVIDLRKNKWRQRRKVEGPKKIEEVRRDAVKQKFGQSTRFGSSPNYNSSVTCINSGLRPGPPDSTRGSSALASRGSSKVRAYGSQNVNLDARYQPSNRVLPVPLHQKHADRSIRLGPQGDLGRGMSLCGKQPVSNDILPEVPLNAHHGQTSENSRDSSFTGVTSNPTSFRASNTSWGMADLSSPVPSTIGQTHTSSTVRKEMCAQKQTFPEEVLQEKSILTIKEFYSAKDEKEVALCMKELNAPSFYPSLVSLWITDSFERKDLERELLAKLLVHLCAAQEHLLSQRQLLQGFQHVISTLEDAVTDAPKATKFLGQILARVILENGISLTEVGGLLQERDGREEPAGHHALDDSLASEVLGSMLESIRVERGDNAVDEIRAKSNLQRPGVCV, encoded by the exons ATGTACAGGAACCAGTTTAGGTCGGATCGATTGAACGACCACGCCACCACCGCGCGAAGGCCCGGCCGCGGAAGCGGCAGTAGCACGCATTGGGTCGTCTCCGGCGGCCGTGGAAGCACCGCTCCGGCTGCGCGGCCGCGATCGCCGCCCTACCGGAG CGGGAGGCCCGGGAGCGTGCAGCAGCAGTACAGGCCGAGGTCGCCGGCGGGTGCGCCAACCCAGGGGAATGCCACTGGCTGCTGTCCTCCTTGTGGGAGTGCTGCCGCTGCTGAGCATACGGGACCAGTGAACCAAG AGACTTTCGGATCACTGGATAATGTGAAACCTTTCAATGTTCCTGCTCAGAGTGATGTTTTGAGCTCAGTCTCTGCTGAAGGAACCTGGGCAGCAGATTCCCCAACCCCAACACTACAGACAAAAG gataTTCATCCCCTCCATTTACTCTTCAGTTCGGAACTTTTAGCCCTGGAGTTATTAACAAGCAG GAAACTACTTCCTGCACATCCTCATCCCCTCCTGATCTGAACGGGAAGAAACATGAAAAG GCCTGCCATGGATTACATTACAAGCCTAATACAGTTTCCTCATCTCCTATACAAGAGCTGCAAAAGCAGGAAGCAAGCGATGATTTGGTTATTGGTGGAGAAGCTGGCTTAATTGGCAAATATGAGAATGTTCATGTTCCTGAATTGCATGAAACGCAGACAATGCTGAATTCTTTTCCTCCAACTAGCAAA GTGTGCACAGATCCATGCAAGGTGTTGCTCAGAACTATGTCTTCCCCAACTCAACAGCAGTGTCAAAatcaagaagaaacaaaaaaCACTGTCAGTGCTAACCACACTGACACTGCATACAAATATCCTGCCACCAAGCCCAAGATAAGCGTGCAAATTCCAGCTTCCTATACTCCCAACATGGCACCACCCCAATTTATGCTTCCAGTACCGGGGAGATCAATGCCTGTGGCTTTCCAGCAGAAACAACCTAAAGTGCCCATTGAATTCAGGGGCCCAGGTTTTCAAATGCAGTCTATTGGCTCCGTATCCAGCTCCTTGCCCGTGAAGATGGCTGTCCCTCTGGGTAATTCACCTCACATACAACCGATGTTTGTTCATGGTGCTCAGCCTCGTGCATTCCATCAGCAATCCTTCATTCACCACGGACAAGGCTTTGGATGTGCTCCTCCAGCTAATTGTCACCTTCCTCAGTTTGGCAACATGAGAATTGCGCAAGAGTTATCTCAGCAGCATCCTAGAAGCGGTGATGAACAGAAGAGAACTATCAAGATAACACATCCAGAGACACACGAAGAACTGATGCTGGATAGACGTGGGCATTCCTTTATAGGTGTTCCTGCTTCTGGGCAGATGCCTTTAAACAATATAAACCAGCTACCTCACTCTGTTCAAACATTTTCTCCACTTCAGAAAGTGTATTATCCTAGACCAGGCACGTACAATTCAGCACCTATCTATCTTCCCAACTCCACTGCTGTCCCTCCTGCAAGTAGGCAAATTTCCTCCAAAATTCAACCCCCGATGCATGGTTTTGATTCCACTAACAGCAACCAACCAATTACTTCCATCAGACCTCCTATGCCGACATCTTGGCTTGATGCTACTTCCAGGCCATTGACAAATTTGCATACTGCTTCCGAAATCTCAAATTTCAAAGGGATGCTTCCATCAAACTTACCTGCTCCAGTTCATGTTGAGCTAAAGCCGCCTATTACACTCCCTGCTGAAAAGAATAGTGAATCTACCATATCAAATCAGCAAAATTATCGCAAAATTGGGCTGGAAATGTCTCCTGAACCTGTAAATTTAGTTTATGAAGGAAATAACAAAGATTCTGTTGCAACTTGTGATATAAGTTGTAATTTAATATCTCAAGCAGTTTCAACCCAGCAGACACAGACTCAACCAGCTTCAGTTGATCACGACACACCAGTTGTAGGCCCTCAAACTATCTTAACCAGTAACCTGCCTTTGGGATCTACTGCATCTACTAAATCTTCAGTAAAAGCAAGACCTATTGAGGTGGAAGAATCGTTAGTGGTTCCAACAACTTTATCGTCCCATGCAAAACTCGAGTCATCGCATACTGAGGCTTCTGGCAGAACTGCTAGTGTCATTTTGACTGCAACTTCATTAGTTTCCAATATTGATGGGACGTCACCGACTAGCAGGAACTATAAATATCATGGCAATAGCATTTTGGGGAAGCCTCCATTAATTTATGCACAAGAAATGGTTCCACCAAAGTTTGCGGGGTCTAATACATCCACAGAAGGTCTTGGAAAGGCAAAGGTGAATCCAGTTCCCTTCCAAGAAAAGTTTTCTTCTGAACTTAATGGTTTAGTTCCATTGCAAAACCATGACTTCATGATAGAAGAACGTGTTCCAAACGAAAAAGGGTTGTGCTCAGAGTCAAAGAAAGAACAAGTAGATGCGACCACGCCAGGTACTGCCTTTGGATTGGAGGATGACACTAGTGTTGCTAAATCTGGAAGATTTCATGCATGTCACCAGTCAGTTGATTGGCATTCTTCCATATACGTTGGTGATATCCAAACGTCAAATGACAGTCAGCAACATTCATCGGATGCAGAAATCATAACATCTCAATCAGAGAACAAGAAGAATAACGGTAGAGTAGACTCTGCAAGGGATGTCAAGAATGCAGCCCCTATTTCTACTTCAGCTATCTCCCAGAGGAAAACGGAACAAGAGAGGATTGATTCAGAAATATCTAATCCTTGCTCCACGACTGCTGCTTCAGTTGTGCAAACAAAAAAAGTTGTTTTGGAGTCAACAAAGACCAAAAGTATCAATGGACGAAGAAGAAAACGAAAGGAGACACTTCCTAAGGGTAGAGGACAGAAGTATTATGATCTTGATAGTGCACCCAGTTCGCTCAATGAGAATGTCGAGAGTTTTGTTACTTCAGAGGATGTTCAGTGTTCCTTGACAACTGACTTAAAGCTGAATTGTACATGGGATGCTGAAAAGGACAATTCAACTGGTGGGAATGATTGCCAGAACAGAAGTGACTCGTTCAGCTGGGAAGATACAGCAGAAAACTCTGCTGACAAGTTGAAAGTGTTTGGGGGTACCCATTCTAAAAGTGGAGCAGAAGTAAACAAAGATAAATCTGAGTTTGACCGTCAAAAGTATTCCCGGGATTTTCTTTTAACATTTGCACAAAGCTGCATTGAATTTCCTGCAGGTTTCATGATTGGATTTGATATTTCCGAAGCAGTAATGAGTGTACATGTTGGTACTCCATTTATAGACAATACTCAACTTAATCCAAACCATGCAAGGATAAAAGATCGAGGTTCCCGAGCTAACCGTCATATGGCTGGTAAATTTTATGATGATAAGTGGAGAAAACAGTTTTGTTCTCCTGTTTCTGGACGTAACCTGCCTTCTGACAATGTTCATCAACCTGCCTTTTCTAATTGGGATGCAGTACAGCATGTTGGGAATGGATCTGTAAGAAGTCTATCACAAAGCCAGCCATTCAGTCAATATAGTGGTGAGATGCTCTCCAGAGCTATGAAAGAAGTAGTATCTCAGCGCAGCATGTCACGTGGCTCTGTTGATGAGAGGTGGAAACATAGAACTAATGCTCAGGGTATTTCATTTTCATCACCTTCTCAAGTATCTATGCTAGTTATGCACAAAGCtgagaaaaaatatgaaataggtAAGGTGTCTGATGAGGAAGGGTCAAAACAAAGGCAGCTGAAAGCTATTCTGAATAAGTTAACCCCCCAAAATTTTGAAAAACTTTTTGCGCAGGTCAAGGAGTTGAATGTTGATAATGTGGTCACACTTACTGGTGTCATATCTCAGATATTTGACAAAGCTTTGATGGAACCCACTTTTTGTGAGATGTATGCTAGTTTCTGTTTCCGGTTAGCTGGTGACCTACCGAACTTTGTCAAAGACGATGAGAAAATCACCTTCAAACGACTGCTTTTAAATAAATGCCAAGAAGAATTTGAAACAGGTGAAAGAGAGCAGGCTgaagcagataaagcagaagaaGAGGGTGGAGCGAAACAATCTGAAGGCGAGAGAGAGGAGAAACGGATTCGAGCACGGAGACGCATGCTAGGAAATATTCGATTAATTGGGGAATTGTACAAAAAGAAAATGCTGACAGAGAGAATAATGCATGAATGCATAAATAAACTGCTAGGTGAGTATCAAAACCCAGATGAGGAAGATCTAGAGGCTCTGTGCAAATTGATGAGCACAATCGGGGAGATGATAGATCATCCCAGGGCAAAGGTAAATATGGATTTTTATTTTGACCTTATACTGAAGCTGTCAGAAAATGTGAAGTTATCATCCCGTATAAGATTTATGCTGGAAGATGTGATTGACCTTAGAAAAAACAAGTGGAGGCAGAGAAGGAAAGTAGAAGGGCCAAAAAAGATAGAGGAGGTCCGCAGGGACGCAGTAAAACAGAAGTTTGGCCAATCAACTAGGTTTGGCTCTTCTCCTAATTATAACTCATCTGTTACTTGCATTAACTCTGGGTTAAGACCAGGGCCTCCAGATAGCACACGTGGATCTTCTGCCTTGGCTTCTCGTGGATCTTCTAAAGTTCGTGCATATGGATCCCAGAATGTTAATCTAGATGCTAGATATCAACCTTCAAATAGAGTTTTGCCTGTTCCACTCCATCAAAAGCATGCTGATAGATCCATTCGCCTTGGTCCTCAAGGTGACTTAGGAAGAGGAATGTCGCTTTGTGGGAAGCAACCAGTTTCAAATGACATTTTGCCAGAAGTTCCTTTAAATGCTCATCATGGTCAGACATCAGAAAACTCAAGAGACAGTTCATTTACAGGAGTGACAAGTAATCCAACAAGCTTCAGAGCCAGTAATACATCCTGGGGAATGGCGGATCTTTCTTCGCCAGTACCGTCAACTATAGGTCAAACGCATACATCCTCCACAGTCAGAAAGGAGATGTGTGCTCAAAAGCAGACATTCCCTGAAGAGGTTCTTCAAGAGAAATCGATACTAACCATAAAAGAATTTTACAG TGCTAAGGATGAGAAGGAGGTCGCTCTGTGCATGAAAGAACTGAATGCTCCCAGCTTCTATCCTTCCCTTGTGTCACTTTGGATCACTGACTCGTTTGAAAGAAAAGACCTGGAAAGAGAACTCTTGGCCAAGCTTTTGGTGCACTTGTGCGCAGCTCAAGAGCATTTGCTGAGCCAGAGGCAGCTACTCCAGGG GTTTCAACATGTTATATCTACCTTGGAGGATGCCGTGACCGATGCGCCGAAAGCGACCAAGTTCCTGGGCCAAATACTTGCCAGAGTCATACTGGAAAACGGGATCTCGCTGACGGAGGTAGGAGGACTGCTGCAGGAGAGGGATGGCAGGGAAGAGCCAGCAGGACATCATGCCCTGGACGACAGCCTCGCATCCGAGGTTCTGGGGAGCATGCTGGAGTCCATCAGAGTGGAGAGGGGCGACAACGCCGTGGACGAAATCCGCGCAAAATCCAACCTGCAGCGGCCCGGGGTGTGCGTCTGA